A portion of the Pomacea canaliculata isolate SZHN2017 linkage group LG13, ASM307304v1, whole genome shotgun sequence genome contains these proteins:
- the LOC112553598 gene encoding uncharacterized protein LOC112553598, whose translation MIRVCQSPPRTSVPRDLNCTQLRTRHCRLQQVAAQDVDRRSCSRRRATVAARGPSKGQVLQLLLDQDFKWKTANSHIFWRQTLLHDIRGRLAVVYRSTTNHAVHRHTRHHAARRGHFCLCWSRGRRPVVGLWSLSSQPAAGGQTLRGHRIRVPVSERPQEPEDHSPNDRDVKVQHGESRPESTLDFVWVENTGLRFTTKSLMSMRRNNETKTVCISNNINLFKLRLDWVLEEDTKASRGDQSQMGASEEDTGHVTTVFHNTVTMSGPRLLVLIFWTPVSNLERQLMRNVQKLFGD comes from the exons ATGATCCG TGTTTGTCAGTCCCCCCCTCGCACTTCAGTACCACGTGACTTAAACTGTACTCAGTTACGAACTCGGCATTGCCGTCTGCAGCAAGTCGCTGCGCAGGACGTAGACCGTCGGAGTTGCAGTCGGAGGCGTGCGACAGTTGCGGCGAGGGGACCCAGCAAAGGACAAGTATTGCAGTTATTGCTTGATCAGGACTTTAAGTGGAagacagccaacagccacatcTTCTGGAGACAGACTTTGTTGCACGATATCCGTGGGAGACTTGCGGTCGTGTACAG gtccACCACCAACCATGCAGTCCACAGACACACCCGACACCACGCTGCACGCCGTGGGCACTTCTGCCTTTGTTGGTCTCGTGGTCGCAGGCCTGTGGTGGGCTTGTGGTCGTTGTCATCGCAGCCTGCTGCTGGAGGCCAGACTCTGCGCGGACACAGAATCCGTGTACCGGTTTCTGAGCGACCCCAAGAACCTGAAGATCATTCACCCAACGAC AGAGACGTGAAGGTTCAACACGGCGAGAGCAGACCTGAGAGCACCCTGGACTTTGTTTGGGTGGAAAACACAGGCCTTCGCTTCACAACGAAATCTTTGATGAGTATGAGGAGGAACAATGAGACAAAGACTGTGTgcatcagcaacaacatcaatCTCTTCAAAC TCAGGCTCGACTGGGTGCTGGAAGAGGACACCAAAGCATCACGTGGAGACCAGTCTCAAATGGGCGCCAGTGAGGAggacacaggtcacgtgacaacagtGTTCCACAACACAGTCACCATGTCGGGGCCCAGGCTTTTGGTGCTCATCTTCTGGACTCCAGTTTCCAACTTGGAAAGGCAGCTCATGCGAAATGTTCAGAAACTGTTTGGTGATTAA
- the LOC112553848 gene encoding mitochondrial import inner membrane translocase subunit TIM44-like: MSGGQRNFFQQVIDNIKQELNKNKEMKESLKKFREERQKLEESEALKKARQKFENIEAETASLKKALGGIKEKVSETVEELQKTEVIKKGREITEELGKTAGRAAETLSKSGQQITQTSAYKSVSQGVKAVKEEFDDVTLSKARVYRAPEKLKKRKELSRIVREDRHLEENKEAMGMVLHKDSRFYQSWQNFKDNNQYVTKLFDLKVKYDESDNIMIRTTRAFTDKLSQMFGGLFTKTEMSEVLTEVCKVDPTFNKEAFVRICERDIIPNILEALIRGDLEILQDWCHEAPFNTLAHPIKQALAAGYRFDSKVLDISNVDVMAGKLMEQGPVLVISFHAQQIMSVRDSKGAIVEGDKDKTLRVMYVWALCRDQEELDPIAAWKLMDISASTSEQWL; encoded by the exons ATGTCTGGTGGTCAAAGGAATTTTTTCCAGCAAGTTATAGACAATATAAAACAAGaactcaacaaaaataaagagatgAAG gaaagtttgaaaaagtttaGAGAGGAGAGGCAAAAGCTCGAAGAATCAGAGGCATTGAAGAAAGCTCGTCAGAAATTT GAAAACATTGAAGCTGAAACTGCCTCCTTAAAGAAGGCTCTTGGGGGAATCAAAGAAAAGGTGTCAGAG ACTGTTGAGGAACTTCAGAAGACAGAGGTAATAAAAAAGGGTCGAGAGATAACAGAGGAGCTTGGCAAGACAGCTGGCAGGGCAGCGgaaactttgtcaaagtctggcCAACAAATCACACAAACTTCTGCTTACAAGTCTGTTTCACAG GGTGTGAAAGCAGTGAAAGAAGAGTTTGATGATGTGACACTGTCGAAGGCCAGAGTGTACCGAGCACCAG agaaactaaagaaaagaaaagagctgTCCAGAATAGTACGAGAAGACCGACACCTGGAAGAAAATAA GGAAGCGATGGGTATGGTACTGCATAAAGATTCCAGGTTTTATCAGAGCTGGCAGAATTTTAAAGACAACAATCAGTATGTTACAA AGTTGTTCGACTTGAAAGTGAAATATGATGAGAGTGACAACATTATGATTCGCACTACAAGAGCCTTCACAGACAAACTGAGCCAGATGTTTG gtggcttgtttacaaaaacagaaatgtcagaGGTATTGACAGAGGTTTGCAAAGTTGATCCCACTTTCAACAAAGAGGCCTTTGTCAGGATCTGTGAGCGAGATATCATTCCAAATATTCTAGAG GCATTGATTCGTGGAGACCTGGAAATTTTGCAGGACTGGTGCCATGAAGCA ccatTTAACACACTTGCTCATCCTATCAAGCAAGCTTTGGCTGCAGGATATCGGTTCGACTCTAAAGTTCTGGATATCAGCAATGTTGAT GTGATGGCTGGTAAACTGATGGAACAAGGACCTGTTCTTGTGATCAGCTTTCATGCTCAGCAAATTATGTCTGTGCGAGACTCGAAAGGAGCCATTGTAGAAGGAGATAAG gaCAAGACTTTACGAGTAATGTATGTATGGGCATTGTGTCGTGATCAGGAGGAACTAGATCCAATAGCAGCTTGGAAGTTGATGGACATATCTGCCAGCACGTCAGAACAGTGGTTATAA